From the Rhipicephalus sanguineus isolate Rsan-2018 unplaced genomic scaffold, BIME_Rsan_1.4 Seq1138, whole genome shotgun sequence genome, the window AAAATGAATTACGTCCTGCTTTAAGGGGTCCAAACACTCAACATGGCGAGGTGCAGGCAGTTTACTCGAGCCAGTGTGGCCAAAATATCAAGTAAGACTTTGCAGTACGTAGCATCACAGCGACATATCCAATGCTGAGTTTCCGCACGAAACTAAAGAAAATGATGTTCTGGCCTCCGTGTTTCCTTGTATTAGTAATGGACCTGCGATGGCAAAAGTAAGAGCAATAGGGTACAGAGAGCAATTTATCAGTTTTACGTGGTCGAAAGTATCGTGAAGTGTGCGCTCCCGCTCTCTTGTTCGCAGGAACCGTTGACTCCTACAGGCGCATCTGCGTGGAGCCCGTGGGTGGCTTCAGCGTGGCGGCGCAGGAGGAGCGCACCAACAACGAGGACTTTGTGGAGTACTGCTGTCCACAGTTCCTCGCGCTGGGAGCCACGCGACTGCCAGACTACACCCCTAGCATTTCGGACGTCCCCGAGGCATTTTTCATGCTGTTCGAGGGCATGGCGTTCGCCTTGCTTCTCCTTTACCTCGACGGTGGCGGCATTGATCACATACGGGAACTCTTCGCGCCACAGGCGAGTGCTGGCAGGAAGGCAGTGTTCAGTCAAGTGCGCTTGCGCAAGCCACAGACAACGCCATGTACCTATGTTTTGGTTATATTataagagcgcagctcttaggcgcccgttcctgcgttgagcggcgtcgccgttggcgtcggcggtaaccgatagagcgaacgaggacgaaggtGAGCGaatgcggagtctgtcgatatcacgagccactggcctctaacctcaaTTTCTTTCTCCGTCACCTGGGCTGGCCCCTTGTTCGGAGCTCGTGAggatgcagggctggcacgtgcactgcggctggctttgcTTGTCGCAACGGGGCTGTcgacgtttcgcttggttcgcgacgcctgcaaagCACAGAGTGGTGCGCGTAGCACCCGAGCGCTGGCAGCTTctatggcaatatgtaacgagtgTTACATTGCTAATACTGCAAATAGCCAACACCTCAaatacagttggcgttgccccaatgCGAGGCTGcgttcagaattcgcatgaggcagTAGCGTAATCGTCGGTGAAGTTTTATATCCAAGTGAATTGATGTAATAAAGGGGATAACTTCACAATGCGTCACACTGCTGATCTACTCCTCCGGCGCCACTGCCTGCGCGTGTATCGTACGCGAAAGAACTTCTGCCATTTAGACTAGTGTGCTAATCAGTGGCTTAGAGTTTTTGACCTGTCAAATTGTAACTGGAGGATTAAAGGTGAACCGAGTTCGGAGTTCGTATGTCGTTGTTTACCAAAAACCATGACCTCGTGGTTGTCACCGCGCCGATTGCCAAGTCAGGAAAAGCCGAAACTTCACGAGCGTGTCTATGTTTGTGCATGTTTTCCGTGCGTCGTAGTTTCCGGAAGAAGTACCATCGAGAAACACCGCAGCATTACGCCGTTGACCGGACTATGAACAATCCTGATGAATTTTAAAGCACGCCTGAGTTATATTGTGACATAAGCGGCTAAGTGCGCCTGCATGTGAGCTGTTTGGAACTGCCTGAATTCGAACGATATGCACAAAACTAAAATTACCCAAAACGTTGATTCACCTCGCAAAGCGAAAAATCTGGCGCAGCgtgctactcgccgactgctttgaatgaagtcgattcccacaatacgtgggttctgccagcgtgcctggtaagcacactATATGCGCACAACTCATTTACACGAAGACGTCCAACcgcctcataacgcttggctcaaagtgaaAAAATCCAGCATAGGCTATTATTGCCCGACTCCTTCGCAAGAAATTCATTTCCACAATGCATGACATATGCCGGATTATTGCGTTGTGTCAACCCTTCCTTCGGACTATGTCTTCGAACCACTACCGGCGTTCGCTGGAGCACCGAAGGAGCAACTATTAGCAAtttgcatgtttgggctagttggtaattaatAATTTCTTGTTTAGCGCAAACTTCCAAGACAAGAAATCAAGACCTGCTGTTAAATTGCCCGCGCTTAAGTGGGGCGATTCGGAGGACATATACATGAATCCTTGGAATCTGCCCATCGACTGCATCCCATTCACGAGTTTTGACAGAGTAACTCCTGCGACGTTTTACCGTTGGCTGTACAGAAGGGACCTGACCGGGTAGTGCCAGACCACAAAGTGAGGGACGACGATGTGGAGGCCGAGGAGAGTCGCGTACGCAACGAAGTACTCATCGGCAAGCTGGGGAAGGACGTCCTAGCCGTCCTGGAGTTCTGTAAGGTATGACCGCGTCGGCATTTCATCGCCATAGAGCACCATAATTGTTGCCTTAAACTGTAGTGTTACAGTAATGACGTCGCTAAGTTCTTAACCCAAAATCTCCGAattacgcgtaattcgaaggctgTGGGCTCTTTATGTTATTACTACACTGCAATTAAAGATAACAATTATTGTGCAATATGCTTCCCATGGCCTAAATGTATGTTGGATTCACTTCGTTGTGTCTCGCCAAAACTCGCCGTTTGCGAAGGAAGAATTTACATTTTCAACGCGCTAGGAACTTTGGAGTCAACTAGGCAGCGCGACAACTGTCTACTCGTACAACCTTTGAATGAACTCTTTCTCAATCACGTAACCTACGCATGCGCTGTGATCTGACGCGCTATCATTACTCCTTCCACGGCTCGGTGCTTACTTAGCCAGTCACTGGTTATATCATAGGGTATGGGAGAgtgcagaaattgcggtgtcgtcTTCTTGCCATAGGATATTCATCAAATATTGCAAATTTCCCAGAAGACGCACGGAGAGACAAGGTTTTCTTGGTGCATGGGAAATCATGACGCATTTCTTTCTGCTAGTTGCGGTGTGGACGACCTTTAGACGCCGTCGCAGTTCCTGACTCGATGAGGATGGTGTTTAAGAGCGTTTTTCGGTGAGGTGACAGGACAGTAACGCCACACATTAAAACGGGTATCTTTTATGTGACTACGTGTTTCAGAGTTGACTAACGTAAACTATCACGCACTGATGTGTCAGAGGTCAAACTTGCAATACTAGAGGAGCAGGTTTCCTGTGGTAAATTATCACGATATTACCACTGCGCAATTCCCGAATTAGTCACAGCACACTTTTATTTCGTCAATATGGGACTTCGGCTGAGCCATCTGTTTCTTTTGGTTACCTGTGTTATAACAAAAAATGCTGTGTCAGGTCAAGCTGACAAGCGCTTTCAAATGGGTAGCTCCGTCGAACCACTCGTAACACTGACAACAAACCGTTTCATTCCTTGTTTGTACGCGAGATGTAACGGAGGTCCGAGGGTCCTGGCCCAGCCCAGATTCACCACTGTTCTACGAGCAATAGCCTATAATCTTTGACTGATAGGCACCCATAATTTACACTGCCTAAGTACCATATAGCCATGGTGACTATCGCAATATTGCGCACGTATCGTATCAGATTAAATTTGCCGTTACTCACTTCTGCTTTCACTAGCCGTCTACTGCCGTGTGAGCATCCATCAGTCATTAAAAACGGGCCCACTATTTTCACCTGCTGCATCTGTTTCTATCGCTGTCCTGCGCGGCACTATTGTTCAAGTTGGTTCTTTCTCATTTTAGACCACCATGGCCGGTGCACAATACTCCATTACGCAACCTGTCATCTCTCTCAAAATTATCTACGCGACTCCTGAACAATTCCGCCTAAATGTGATACCTGCCCATTCGTGGCGCGCAGAGGTACCGAAAGCGGCTGGCCGTCAATGGCGTCTCGTTCGGGCTCGGCGAGGGAGAGGTGTTGGCCCTGCTCGGAGTATCCGGCTCGGGCAAGAGCACTCTACTGCGCATGATCGCCACCGAAGTGCCCCATGATCGAGGCCGAGCGCTGATGAAGACTCCGACCGGACATATCGCGATCCGCAGCGGACGCCGTCGCTGGCGGGCAGGCCTGGGTTACTGTCCACAGAACGACGGGCTGATCGAGGAGCTGACGGGCTCCGAGACCCTGGCACTGTTCGCCAGGCTGCGAGGTGTGCCGGAGTACCGTGTGGCTTCCGTGACTGGAGACATTGCGCGCCTAGTGGGACTGGAGACGGTCATTGAGGAATATGTCGCTGCGTACAGCGCTGGGATGCGGCGACGTCTTTCCGTTGCCGTGGCGCTGGTTGGATTGCCGCCCCTGGTGCTTCTCGACGAGCCGACGGTTGGCGTGGACGTGTCCTCACGCAGGATATTTTGGGACGCGCTGCGCGGACTGCAGAACGTGGCTGGCATATCGGTGGTCATAACGACTGGAAGGTGAGTCTCCATTCTTTCGCCTTTACTAGGCGGCTACCAGTGCCACACAACATAAACTAGCACGGCCCTTCCGTCCGGAACTTTTGTACTTCCGTCGCCCTTGTGTTGATTGATTCTTCTGTTTCTGTGcaccaggggtgcaatcgcggaacgatgctacttccgattccaatgccatattccaatgccatattctatgctattcttatcatccaccactcgcggctgtctgatcgcgttgataacgcggacggaccgtcgttctgaccactggccaagcacgaaaagcacgaaaggcattggaatgaaaaatagaatcgttccgagATAGCACCCCAGTAATTTTACGTTAAGGCAAGACGCGTGTAGTATTGGTATGAAAAGGTCTTCGTATATTTCGCGATTCAACGACATGTGCTCCAACGGAACACGCATCTTATTCTAAACTTAATCGTATTGTTATTACTGGCTGCCATGGTCGGGATTACTTACATTTATTTTTTGACGTACTAAGATGAGTGCAATATGTAAAAATATTCGACAAAAGGAAATCAAATTCCACTGGAGGCTCTCGGCTTACAACCAGTCGAATCATTCGGTTGCAAAGCTTTCACCCTTCTAAATGCAGTATATGCCCATCTACGTGACTTGTCGCCAACAGCCAGGACAGCGATTAAGTCAGTCGTAGTAATTAAATTTCAGGTCCAACATGCCAAAAGTAGGAGCTGATTATGAAACACACGGTAGCGTAGGTCTGAAATAACTATGAACAAGCCTAtattccttaaagggaccctgtagcactttttcagcatggtcagaaaacgctgccgatcggtagtcaaggctcctgaaaacacgtgagccaaacattatagcgcagcacgcggcctggtatttacaattatttctcaaagtcGGCTAGCAATCCTTCcttcttctctcaacaaatgacgccataaacccaaagtccccGGCCGTTGGGCAATTTGAGGATGATGAGCCACGCAGTTACCACGGCCCGGCCGCGGCGGGATAGTACAACGTGCCCGCGCGTGCGCTCGGGATCATGCTGAAGGTAATCCGCAccttcaaaaaaataaaagaaagcgctCAAGCTCATACGTGCGCTGACATACAGACCCTCGTTTCTTGACCCCTTGTCATCCTCCTTCGCGTAGCCTTCAGCGCGCTCACTGGCACGACAGGACAATGGAAGCGTTTAAAGCGATCGGCAAATCCCTCTAACTCCGTCGTACATCACgaattctaaaactttttgcagcagtcgattcgttaGGCAATATACTCCTTCAATGAAATCATTCAATCCCTGCTTGGAAAAGTTTTCCAGGGCCCCTTTAGCGTGACCTTAACCTATTATACAACATAAGCACTGTTTTGCAATTTACATAAAAATGAAGCCACTACGAGCCGGATTGCACGTGATCTAATCAGTTCTTTATAGACCACAATTATCATCGGTATCACAGATTGGGCTCTATCGTGGTGAACCATCATCAAACGCATATCGGGTGGTTATTTTATGATACCGATTTTTCTTTTTATAAAAATAGGACAGTCAGGCTCCTTTCGTCTTCGAACATGAACACTGCGTCGGGGCAGGTACTTTCCCAGTGCTCAAATGTTACTGAAGCGACTAAACTGTGACTCTTTATGaacattttaattattgacttcaaGACAGGTATTTACTCGACAAAATTGTAGGGCGTCACAATTTATGTAACACCGCTTTTACTTCATTTTtctctccccatgtgtagggtagcaaactggagaTAGTATAGTTCACCTCCATGCCTTTCCTGTACACCCTAAGGCACTGCTGCGGTTTCATATTTAGAAATCGCGAATGTTGCACGCAATTTGaaatattcataatcgaattatAGGGCTGATGTCGATACCGACCGCGCGCGGCATgccggaaacgcggccgctcaaTTGCGCCAGACGGGAAGTGTGGGTGACACGGAAGTGAGGAAATTCGAATttgaaaattgatttttttttatgttgtcgccTTGGTGGGTCAACGAGCACAACTCGTATTataatatttttttaattgcCGCAATTAACATATGTCTTTGCGAACAATCTCAACGTGTTCTTTTTCACGCGGAAAGTTTTTCGGCAAAACCATCACAGTCGTGGTAAGCGCGCCAAGCGTCTGAAGGCGCTGACTTGCACGGGGGAAGGCTTTCCACTTCATTCGTCTATTACGCACCCTCTACCGCGTCTACCGTAGTTGTTAGATCAATAGCTGTCTATTCTGGAGGCCCCAATTTAAAATACCGGAGCGGTTATGATTTGTACATATttgaaatattcgaaatttttcgaCGAATGTAGCCCTGCATTGCTTAGCATTAATAGTAACGATACCTGTGGGGATCGTGCATCTGGACAAATGTTCTAAGACTAAGCGCTGTAAAACTGCTTAAGGGGCGCAGCATGCGAAGCAAATCCAATTACGCTTTCTCAGCTCCCACAAAACTTTGAAGCGTCGACCTCGGCCCCAACCTATCGGTAGCGGTTTTACCGTCGTCGCACTTCCATAATGCACGAATGACACACAAAGAAAATTGTCGTTAACGCGTACTGAAAGTTCATGTTCAGGAACGGTCAGATACCAGTAGACGTTGAGCGTCGTTTCCACTGCGGGCAGTGTTCACCGAGGATGTTTGGAACTGTTTAAAACCCCTTTGGTGGCATTTTGCCAACGGGGCCACAAAGCCGTGGCCTCGCAGACGACAGCCAGCTGAGGCGCTAAAGACGACGCATGACAAGAGACCTTCACTGGGATATGGCAGGGGCCAATTCCGTTAACGAATTGCACATCGCCGGGTAACCTCCGGCCGCGAGTGTTGTCCAGGAACGGACGCGTGCTGATAACCAGGGATTAAAGTGAGGGGGACCCGGCCCCCGTTCAATTTCTTAAGGAggggatatatatacatatacatatatatccctttcagtcacgaattatgatgtactgtctgcaaatgcatcaaatttgcatgcaTGATTTCCAGGCACCCAGtaatacattccaagaaataaaatgaaggaatgtgttgttttgtgtgagttacagtaattaatgttaattagcgtgtaattaaatatctcatTATTCTGCaaccagtcagcttcaatccttaaATAAAAGGAATCGACTATTAGGCCCAAAACGCATTCACACTTTGTTTTTTGGTTATAGGcttttcgagcggagaaaaaaagtgctcttgacgtcggtcctggaacgtcgcacgtcgaacgatcgtcgaacatggtagtgtctctagcaaagtgatcatcagcagcaataagcagcataatgaagttaaataaccgctaggtgtccactcaggaagcctgcgcgaatgtggacactaagtttcaggccatttgaagaaacacgcggtgcgtgatgcgactccgaatttgatgtgtacaaatgtacacaccgtgactgaaagggatatatatatattatatatataatatatatatatattatatatatatatatattatatatatgatagagagagagagagagagagagagaggggtcgccgccctctgagggccccacctccaatgaagggagactttaagccctacTGATAACAGACGCTCATGCAATTAGCAGATTATACAGAGACGCACAGTCACCAAAAAGCGTGATTGTCCATCACATTTTGTCTTATTGTTTATGGAGCCAAACGCGGCGGGGAAGAATTAGCACTCCGCGCTTAACGCCACCAATCGCCACTCTTTAGGGGTTTGTGATTGTGCCCCAGCTACCTTGACTCTTACTATTGCGAAACTCGCAGGGTCCCGAACGCATTCACCtgagaagactcgaaggcgaaagccatctccttttaacacgaaagtgttttatgccggggtccaccaagtacatccgttacggatatgacgttcacaaaatggacaccaacgggtgagaaagaaaaagaaaccaagaaaaagatccgtgCCTGGCAATGGTACCCACAACCTTGtcgccgcgacggtaagcgcgaGACGCTTAACCGACTAAGCCACCTTGTCAGATGCTGGCCGCATCACGAACGCgcattatatctttcacacattctctctcgcacagtgctctctgttggcagtgtaggtataggcggggcggagcagggtgtgccgccgtctgtgagaggtgaaaagaagtactGCGACACGATCGACACTTTCTAGCGCTTACATCTTActggcgcttactccgagattgcgcgcgatctcggaggtcatgcttaaagcgtctcgataccagcgagggacactggccgcgctggcgtcgctgagccactctagacgcagttacgttgtttGCCTTTCGCTTAGTGTTAGCATGCGCCGGCTCATGagagcagtgcagcttccacatgcaccaacgggatttctccgccgccgactgcttcgattgcgagagcgccgactaacaaaaatgctgcaatacgcgttgcagaaaggacacgatttcgacgggcgaatgtcgtgccacAACTCTTTAATCATGATcgttggcgttagtcgtcgcaatggagacatgccactaggcgtcaacatgggtgcatccacgtcaaaacagtgctatagctgccaaacacgaatagacattgcacaggctgtatatatcactacacattaatcactacttctgtgaagacacgtttcactttcgttttataccgattcctttgacgaaaagatcagccatgtttttttcttctcacttgaTATAAATGATTCTTCGCCCCCTACCCCCTTCTAATGATTttcagcacctaacgtggttttgtactaccTCCAGAAccggaggcattgcgagctttctaaGCCTCACCTGGctttgaactgcctccgtgatcggcccgcctttgcaCGAAGCGAAGATGTAATGCGATTACGCCTTTATGCGACGTGAAATTATGCGACGTCgcagtgatgtcatgatgacgtaaccAATTTGGCGATCTCTGAGTGAAGGTAACGttatatggtgacatcatcactcGTATTGACAAATTTCTCACTGgatatgaggcatttaaggcttccgCCTCACTAAAACGCGTCTCTACGGCGCCTCGCGCAGCATGGAGGAAGTGGAGGTCGTTTGCGACCGCTTGGCCATCATGATCGACGGCGAGTTCCAGTGCATGGGTTCGCTGTCACATCTCAAGGGCAAGTTCGCGCAGGGCTTCACGATAATGGTGAAGACGCACGACGAGTACAAGGAGGACTACGAGTACCGCAACAAACTCATGCGGGCCATCTCCGAAACGTTCCTCAACAGCAAGTTACAGCAGCAGTTCGAGGTGCGTTCAAGTATCGCTTTCAGTAGCATGCGTACATATATGAGGGAATGTATCTGTACTTCCGGCGTTCGTATGCGTGTACTctttaagggtgtgcgaatattcgacatTTTAGATACGAATCGAATATTTCCCACCCCACATTCGAAGCGTATTCGATTAGAAAAAGGCATACTCGAAGTTCATCGCATATTCGGTCACGGCCGAATATGCGGCTGCAGAGGCGAATGTTTGAGCAAATCCTAATACTCGAACAAGACAAACTGCGAATGCTGCATATTTGCATTTTTAAAGTGAAACATCGGTACGTGCCCTTCAGCTTACATTGTACTTCGCGATAACTGCTTACTATTGTTCAGTGCATATTTATAACGCGTTTCAGGTAATTGGCAATATTTTAGGGTAATCACTGAGAAATGCGTGCGGCACGCGCATGACCTGTGCGCTCCATTTCAGCCTGTCGGGCAGGCCCAGGCGACACGGGCGGCTTCTTTTGGACCAATGTTTATTCTAAAGCTTGGTCCAACAAAGCAAGGCTTCGCCAGTGGTGCTGTTTTAAGAAGGTGCACGAATAGACCCAGGCGCGACATATTTTGGAGCCACAGAATTCACTATCAACTATGTCAGCATACCGCTTGTTGATATGTGGGAGCAGGAGCTATGCCTAACCTGGATGACATGTCTCAGTACCGCGCTGCGTAATTCTGTCAGCTTACTAAATGAGCGCACGCACCCACTTCTGCGTTGCATGCTGGGTTGATTGTCGTGCGCTCGTATTTGTCTTGCCGCTTTCACGAGTTTCACCTTAAGCTCGAGCGTAGCATATTGTTGTTCATGAAAGTTAACCAATGCAACATTTTGCACCTCCTGTCATGCCTTTCTTTTAGCGCTGCGTAACTGGATAATTTAGCGCTGGATAACAATAACGAAGATAAAATATGCATCCCCAACTTCACACGCGAAGTGTTCTGTCAAATGCAGCAACAAGGCCATGGCGAACAGGCCCACTTATACAACCTTTTACATATAGCGGCATTCCCGTGACTGCCCCAGCACCCGTTAGGGTAATATTGATTGcaaagtatttcttagcgaactgcgactttgagcatataTATCCATCTTGCCACCTGCGACTTTTCTCAGTATCCAATACTCTATGGTACCTTCAGAAGCACGCCCTGGTGAGAGTTAGTTTGTCCCGGCTGTATTTCCTACTCGACTCTTCACAGGGTTTCCTGGAGTACCACATGGCCAACACGGGACTGCTGTGGAGTGACCTGTTCGCTCACGCCGAGGCGATCAAGCAAAAGTACAACGTCCTCGAACTGCTCATCAGCGACACTACCCTGGACCACGTGTACGCGGCCCTCGCGAGGTGGGAGCGCGGTCGCCCTCACAGGATGGGTGACGCCGATTCGGGCGagaaggaagagaaggacgaaaagCAATAACTCCACTCGCAGCTGCTCGCTGACAAGCTTTATCCGCAAGTGGTGTGGAGACCGCCTGAAAAGGCAGTAAGGGCAACGGAAGGACACAACTGTGCCCGTGTGTTTTGGATCTGAAACGTATTAGCGACGTTGTGTACTCGTTAGGGTGTACATCGATTAGTACACCGCGAAATCGTCGGACTTCTTATATCCGGGTTTAGTGCTCACTTCTCTATCTTGTTCATTTTGCGAATTGTGTTTGTCCTCGTTGATATTTGTGCGGCGCTTTGCTTGAAAAGCGACTGCCGTTTTAATACATCAGTTTGAAATTATCTCCATGATGACCTGCTAGCGTAACTACTTGTCCCGGGTGAGTTGAGGTCGTGTTTCTTTAATCAAATTTAGCATAAGTACTGCGCTGTAACACCATGAGTGCGTGTTCTAATGCATGTTCTCAACTATTTTGTCGAATGAATAAAGCATTTTATATGCCTTTGTCGTCGGCCGTCCTGTATAATGAAGCTGTACAAGCAGTAGCAAGATCGCGTCAAATTTTGAAAGTCACCCAGCGTGGCTTGCGGCAACATCTAGATCTAAAGCGTCCGCAGAAAACTGGCGGTGCCTGCCATGTTGCCGTATGTTTCATCGTGGCCCGTAGGTAGGTTGTTAACTAAGAACGAGAAATTCACGAACCACTTTTTATTTGGTATGCGTCACCAAAGCGACGTCGCTTTTGGGGGCTTCTATTAGGATAAATTATTCGCTTGTTAGATCgacagcatctggcaactctgacaCCTGCCGACGCTCTCCTCTAGCTAAAATTAGTGAGCATTAGACAGCACTAACCAAGAGCAGCCGCGATTTAGCAAGCAATAATCAGTAGTATTCAAGCACCCATCGCGCGAAATTTCAATGTTTTTTGTTCTTTAGCGTTCATCTCAGTTCTCTCTAATCAGCATCCGAGAAAAAGAACAGTTAGGGACCTAATCGTGCTATGATATGAATTATTTACAAGCAAATTGTAATATCTCCAACACACATTAGTACATAAGTGTTTAATATCTATGACAGCTTCGGAATAGTCAGTCACTTGCGCTTTCAATCTCGTCTATGTACAATTCACAACTACCAGACTAGGAGTAAGATTATTTAAAGTAAGTAAGATTATTTAAACTGATATCAAGATACATCTCAGTTTTTTGTTGATCCCCCACGTCGAGATAATAAAAATGGGACATTGTTGCGCATTCATCCCGACAGCTAATAGAATGTTTTGCTGCAGCCTTACAAATTAATTTATGAGGTATGAAACAGGCCCGCAGTTCCATCGGCAGGGGTATCACACTCAAGCGAGATCGATGTGCCCGGTCACTTGGACATGGTGCACGACGTCACCCAGGTTGGGGCCACGGCGTCGTATATTCGCTAGGCTTCAGCCCACTGCCTCCCTGAATTCATGGTAATCCACATGTTTCATATGGCCACACACTTGGTGCTTGTGAGTAGTCTATGCTCACGCTACATTCTTTCAAAGCCCCGATGATTTCCCTTGCACTGAGTTGACGAATGTGCTGCGTCTCTGTGTCCCGATGATTGCCCTTGCACTGTGCTGCGACTGTTGCTGCGTCTTATAGTAATATTCCTGAACTCAccactcaaagaaaaaaattgcgaagattgcactaagccgcgcaaggtttGAAACAGCAAAAGTGGACGATTAAGAAGTTTCTGAAGACTAatccggttgcttctaggttgtttctaggcattAGCTAGGGGAGGTTATTTATAGGTTGCGTCTAGGaagttgctaggctttagctaggtgatgctatcatggtgtttctacgttgattctcggcgcagagaggttcgagttaaagcgCAGACAATGACAGACACGGCAAGGATGTTCAAagtgcagagacagaacctcgcgctaaAACGAAgcgctcgcacctctcatagatgtacgggcacgtcgtcgttggcgtaggccttccattccTACGGGGTCctctcgcagctgccgttgcctttcccgttccctagtattagcgagttttagtatagcggaaaacagcaaacgcaaggatttagcgttagcgttagcgttgcgtgctcctaaccgcgcatgagcagaacgtaaacgtaccccgagctcttacgaacg encodes:
- the LOC119376271 gene encoding ATP-binding cassette sub-family A member 17; amino-acid sequence: MDSEIPYSGELYHSAIIALNLVHTSLLRWTVGDDTASIKLRVRPQKQLEEAIAYDPDSPDVIQRHLERFTLGAMSVAMMTAACGLFPVVDRRSGFRQLQMLTGLPLRIYWLANFMFDLFVYLLSCGSFFSAMFYYYGTFFIEMMTLIVFIFVCYGFCAVPMSYLLTLAADTPTTGYALVLLASFFGAFMQSGTIAFGLLRAAAGVRFVLLNVLPVLRLMPSYALMSAIGKTVSKSQIAYICSRGTVDSYRRICVEPVGGFSVAAQEERTNNEDFVEYCCPQFLALGATRLPDYTPSISDVPEAFFMLFEGMAFALLLLYLDGGGIDHIRELFAPQASAGRKAVFSQKGPDRVVPDHKVRDDDVEAEESRVRNEVLIGKLGKDVLAVLEFCKRYRKRLAVNGVSFGLGEGEVLALLGVSGSGKSTLLRMIATEVPHDRGRALMKTPTGHIAIRSGRRRWRAGLGYCPQNDGLIEELTGSETLALFARLRGVPEYRVASVTGDIARLVGLETVIEEYVAAYSAGMRRRLSVAVALVGLPPLVLLDEPTVGVDVSSRRIFWDALRGLQNVAGISVVITTGRVSWSTTWPTRDCCGVTCSLTPRRSSKSTTSSNCSSATLPWTTCTRPSRGGSAVALTGWVTPIRARRKRRTKSNNSTRSCSLTSFIRKWCGDRLKRQ